One Aegilops tauschii subsp. strangulata cultivar AL8/78 chromosome 2, Aet v6.0, whole genome shotgun sequence genomic window, GCCTGGCCAAGGAGGAGTGCCTGGGTGCGGCAAGCAGTGCCTGGGCAATAGTGAGGCGCGAGTTGCTGGGCGAGGCACCAGGTGCTGCCGACAGCGAGGTTAAAATTCAAACTGATCTGGGAGCTGGACAATGGTGAGGGCAGAATTGTACTTTTACAGAGATTTGGGAGCTGTCGGAAATacaaaaatgtcttatattttgTTATAGAGGGAGTAGTATGTAGATTTTTCCTGTTAAATGCTAAGTCCGTTTACTCTCTGAGCTAAAAAGTTGCTGGAGTTGGGTCCTACACTCACCATATGAACATATATCTTCAAGCTCAACCACCCAATTTAGTGATTATACATTTTGTGGTCAAGATGTCTTGTGCATGTACATTTAGATTTAATCTAGCCACAAGAAAATGTTTGAATTTTGCTTGCTCTATTGTGTAGCTGGACATTCTTGTTACCGTAAGTTCATATGGCCCTGTTTAATTCAATTACTTTTGCAGGTACCCATAAAATGGAGAAAAGATCGTGATATAGTGTGGAATGCAAATATTGCTCACACTGACCTTGCAAAACAAAGTCAGACCGGAACTGGATGATTGATGCAGGCGAACAAAATTAAGTTTCGAGGTACACATATTTGAGCACCATGCCCTCCCGAGCTTCACATATTTTTTACTGTTCGCTTTACTTTTGTGATTCATCTCTTCTACTACTGACAGATGCTAAACATAAAGGATAACATTATAAACATTTTGGGAGACAAATTAAAAAATAAGTGAAGTAAAATACACTATTCAGAAACAAACTTAGCTATAAAAACATATTAGTAACCCGCCTCGCATCCATCTTTGGTAGTTTCTCTTGCGCTCTCGTAGTTGCTTAGCAAGATTTACCCACTCCCATCAAGATCCAAATGGGGTTAAGTTCTCCGAGCTCACTAATTTTGTAGTCAATTTCAGTGCAAAAACAGGTAAACTATGTGACCCAATCACTATTAGGAAAAGgtctgctagtggcgcacctgttttgcctactaatgacgcactacaggtgcgccactagcagtgcgccattagtacatcacacggtgcgccattactatctgacttagtaatggcgcaccacatagaagtgcgacattactaacatttttttcaaaaaaaaattagaaatatttttttcaatttttttttcgtttttcttaatctcgggtcactatggcttaatctcgggtcaatatgcttaatctcaagtcaaatcgcactccgtggtcaaacttcccgaaaggtcacccatcctcacactactccagcctaagcaggcttaacttcagagttctatccaaccccagcaccagctcacttatcaggcacttgttgatatatctagcatatcaatcctattaaaccttgttgatgtctaggactttgttcatgttcatgagtgtgatgaaattttgaaaaaatatttcaaacttccgttcatattacgtatcatattttgaacattttttccaaaaagaaaatttgaaactaattttttttctgttaggagtggcgcacctagcaaatggtgcgccactagtaagtttgaatttttttccattTCCCCCCCTCGAGATCTTAAAAGTCTCGTATCTTTTTTCTATTAGGTTTTTTGGGATTCTAAAAATGTTCAACGGGGTTCCCCGATTGAATTCGGGTGTATCTTTTCGAGTAGaagatttttcatataaaaaactttttaatccgagttcgtatgcaaaagttatgcctaTTTTACAAATGctagagagattttgcaaataaagtcgaaattcatatttgtaaattttcccaacaactagaccacatatcacatgggaaacttattttatttattttttttaacatttccatcattttcttttattttttctaaaactaaaaAGGCGGTCCACCCGGGGGTGCATTCGGTGAAATTTTTGGGCagagttagtaatggcgcaccacacccacgatgcgccattactaactttgaaaaaaaataaaaaaattgttagtggtggtgcaccgagggtgtggtgcgccattactagttttaactagtaatggcgcactgtcccctgatgcgccattactagttttgaaaaaaaaaatattagtagtggcgcaccgagggtgtggtgcgccattactagttgaactagtaatggaactagtaatggcgcactatcccctgatgcgccattactagttttgaaaaaaaaataaaaaaattattagTAGTGGCGCATcctggatgtggtgcgccattagtatttggacactaatggcgtaccaacacatggtgcgccattagtatatagtagtggcgcaccacatgtgtggtgcgccattagtgtccatattatctatagccctttccTAGTAGTGAATGCGATAAACCATAAGCAATCATGTGCAATTATCTGGCACTAGAGACATTTGGGAATGATGATCAATATTAGAGATATCACGTAGAGGAGGTCGGCGTAGATTTGGCACGTCCATATCTTCAAGTATCATGGTCTGTCGGGGACGTCACAATGAGAAGAATAGATTATCCAAATGTAAGATTGAAATGTGAGACACAGCGataatgataacccacaagtataggggatcgcaacagttttcgagggtagagtattcaacccaaatttattgattcgacacaaggggagccaaagaatattctcaagtattagcagttgagttgtcaattcaaccacacctggataacttagtatctgcagcaaagtatttagtagcaaaataatgtggaagtaacggtaacagtagcaaaagtaatatttttgggttttgtagtgattgtaacagtagcaacggaaaagtaaataagcgaagaacaatatataaaaagctcgtaggcattggatcggtgatggaaaattatgccggatgcggttcatcatgtaacagtcataacatagggtgacacggaactagctagctccaattcatcaatgtaatgtaggcatgtattccgaatatagtcatacgtgcttatggaaaaaacttgcatgacatcttttgtcctaccctcccgtggcagcggggtcctagcggaaactaagggatattaaggcctccttttaatagagtaccggaccaaagcgtTAACacgtagtgaatacatgaactcctcaaactacggtcatcaccgggagtggtcccgattattgtcactttggggttgccggatcataacacattgtaggtgactatagacttgcaagataggatcaagaactcacatatattcatgaaaacataataggttcagatctgaaatcatggcactcgggccctagtgacaagcattaagcatagcaaagtcatagcaacatcaatctcagaacatagtggatactagggatcaaaccctaataaaactaacttgattacatgataaatctcatccaacccatcatcgtccagcaagcctacgatggaattactcacgcacggcggtgagcatcatgaaattggtgatggaggatggttgatgatgacgacgacaacggattcccctctccggagccctgaaaggactccagatcagccctcccgagaggtttagggcttggcggcggctccgtatcgtaaaacgcgatgaatccttctccctgatttttttctttccgaacacaaatatatggagttggagttgaggccgGTGGAGCAACTGGgggcccacgaggcggggggcgccccccccaccctcgtggacaggtggaggcccccctgacgtggattcttcttccagtatttttattattttccaaaaataagttggagtttcaggtcattccgagaacttttgtttctgcacataaataacaccatggcaattctgctgaaaacagtgtcagtccgggttagttcaattcaaatcatgcaagttagagtctaaaataagggcaaaagtgtttggaaaagtagatacgacggagacgtatcagacaacAGCGTTGTAAAGACAAATCCTACTTTAGTCCCTGACAAAGGGCATCCTACTCGCGCCCCTGCCGCTGATAAGTACCTTTTTTCTCTCCACTTTATCGCTCACAATCCTTAAATTTTCCTAACAATGGACCAAATTGTGCTGGTTTAAATTCAAAGTAGTATAAGAAACCCGCGGCTACATATTTTGTTAGACCTTGCTTTGACCAAATAGAGTACTGACCAAATTGACGTTTAGCTCACTGACCAAATAGAGTCCTGACTATAGAACTTGCTTTGACCACATTAATGGGCCACATGCAGAAGTTCAAATGGTAATCTCACACTGGTTTATGCCGGCTCCCATAAGCACAAATTATTTCATATGAAAGACGGATCATGTAATACCATTTGAACTTTGTGGTACATCTGTGGCATAAACCAGTGTGAGATTATTGGGAGCCGGCATTGAAGCATCACTGGACCCATCTGATGTGTTGGTGCCCCCCTCGTAGTCTGCTAGGTATGATTGATCACATATAAAACATGTGATTTATACAAAAAGTATGTTTGATGATATTTACACAGAATTATACCTGGACCCATTGAGTAACTATCGTCAAGATTGTCAGCTAAGGGTATATTCTCTGTGTTGTATTCATCAACATTTGCCCCATCCATATGGCCCGCAACACATCAAAGTACCCACATTGTGAGAAGGGCAATGATGTTAGCCATGTACAGCTAAATCTGATAGCCTAGCATGTACCTGCAGGTACATCTGTCGCCTTTGTATCTTGAGTTGCCTTGCTTTTTGAATTCCCCATACGTACCTATCAATTGTCAGCTCCATGAGACCAAAAGATCATTGCTAGATATATGAACCAAATTAAAGTTGTACCTTATTACATGCTATTTGTATCAAATTAAACTACAAACAGACATGATAGAATGAATGTGTATTACTTCCTGATACAGTTTTGGTACTATCATCATTTTGTAGACTTATCAGATTGAGCATGGATCAAGTGGACAAATGGCAGATGGAGTGACGAAGATTGCAGTTATTGCCAAGAGGCCACCTCCAGATAATTATTCCGAGGTTGTAAAATGTTGTTCACAACTTTTTATATCCACATTACAACTCTCGTGCACTCTGCAGCATGCAAGTTGTTCACAACTTTGCTTTTCAGGATGATGACACGAACGTCCATATGAATCTGGATTAGCAAACAATCAAGCTACGAACAAGTTTGGAGATGGACAACCTGAGGTATATACTCTGCTCGCTCCTGCTATCTTGCCACCTTCCAGGGATCCATGACTTGCTTCTCGTGGAAGCTCATATGGAAGAATTGGGCACCGCCAAGAGTGAAGTTTTTCCAGTGGTTGGCCAACCACGGCCGATCGCTTGGCTAGACGCGGTATCCAGCACCAGCCATGATGCCCGCTCTGTGACCAGGCTCCCGAAACGATGCGCCACCTCCTCTTGGAGTGCCCCTTCGCCAGGCAGACTTGGCATGAAATCCTATCCTGGCTACGGATGACCACTCCAGGCCCAAGCCACGAAAATTCACTCATGGACTGGTGGTTGCAGGCCAAGCAAAAGACGCCAACACTGATGCGTAAGGGCCTAGCCTCCATTGCTCTGTTGACACCATAGAAGATCTGGAAGCAGCGCAACAAATGCATCTTCGAGGGCGCCTAGCCCCTGGTTCAGGTCCTGGCCTCGATGATCAAAGAGGAAGCCGAGTAGTGGGCAAGAGCGGGCGCCCACGGCCTACGCGTCATTCTGCCTCCCACCTGGGACGCGCACTAGTTTCACTGACCCTCATTTGTAATTGACCTCCTAGGAGGAATGTATCAAAACTCCACCTTTTCAATGCACAAGCTGAAGGCCACCTTCATCACGACCTGAACCGACATGTACAAGGTCATCGCCGGCAAGCACCTCGTCGAGGACCACCGCAACACATTTACAAACCTGGCACTGTCGTCGCTGTTATCCATGGCCGAGCTAGACCGGCCCAAGGTCATGAATCGCAAGGTCATGTCTAGCACATCAGCCGTTATCCATGGTCGAGCTAGACCGGCCCAAGGTCATGAATCACAAGGTCGTGTCTAGCACATCAGTGTCCAACGAATGTACGCACCGTGAAAAATTGATGTGGCGTTCAATGGATCCACAACGATGGCGGCGACGCCTCGTTTAGGACCTCGGCGCTGACTTCTCGATGACCCCTCGGCGCCTGGTTTCCGTCGATGTAGCGAATAGATCGGCGGCGTTTCAGGTATCCGCGATGGCGGCGTTGGCGTTGGCGTTTCAGGGATCCGTGATGGCGGCGGTGGTGTGGTTCCTGTCGCTGTAGCGAACAGATCGAGggcagtttttttttctttttgcgtGCGAGATCAGTTTCCGTGGCCATGGAAAGATCTGTTTTGAATATAGATTGATAGATTGATTAGATTAGATGGatacattaggagtagagatgtTTGATGAGGGAGGCACCATTAGCGAATTTGTTCAGTAAAAAAAATCTTTACCGCCTAACAAATCGGCGCATGAAAAGCTGTCAAAACAAACCGGCCCATCAAAAGGCTGAGCAGCATTCGCGCCGACGCGCGCCCTCTTCAGTACTCAGCCTTTTCAGCCACCACGACCCGCGACCACCTCCATGCCTCCGCGCCTCCTGTTCCGCCGCCTCCTCTCCACCGCCGTCGCAGCTCCCGCTccggaggccgccgccgcctccgctgcCGCGCCGAGGCCCACCGACCCGGCGCTGCTCGTCCGCCTCTGCACGATCCTCTACCAGCAGCAGAACGCCCCGGACGccgccctgcagcgccgcctcTCCGCGCTCCCCCTCCCTTCCGCCCCCGCCGACCTCCGCGAGCTCTTCCTCCAGGCGTCCGCGCGGTTCCCGCTCTCCTGGCGCCCCGTGCAGCGCCTCCTCGCGCACCTCACCGCCCGCCACGGCTTCGCGCACTCCCCCGCCACCGCCGCGCGCTTCCTCGACGTCCTCGCCAAGTCCAGCAACGTCGACCTGCTCCACTCCACGCTGCTCGCCCTCCCGACCGTCCTCCTCTCCGACGcggccctccgcgccgccgtccgcGGCCTCGCCCCCGCCCGCGAGGTCGGCAAGGTCTCCGCCCTCCTCACCCTCTTCCCCGACGCACAGCGCCCCCGCGTGCTCGCCTTCGTCGTCGACGTCGTTTGCTCCGTATGCAAGCTGCCCGACGTGGCAGAGAAGGTGGTCAAGCAAGCCGAGCACCGGTACGGCCTCGCGCGCTGCGGCAGGTGCTGCGAGCTGCTGGTCGTCGCGTACTGCCGCGCGGGGATGTTTGCCGACGCGTGCAGTTTGTGGAACGGGATGGAGAAGCGCGGGATCGAGCCCGGCGCTGCGGCATACGAAGAGATCGTGGTGACGCTGTTCAAGAACAACCGTATCCCTGACGCCATGAAGGTGTTCGACGGAATGCGGAGGAGGGGATTGTCTGCCGGCGGTGGTGGCGCGTGCTACCACGCGGTGGTTTCGTGGCTGTGCAAGGAAGGAAGGACCTGGTCGGCGTTCATGGTGCTGGCCGAAATGGTTAAGAGAGGGGTGGAGGTGGACGGAGAGGTGCTTGGGGATTTGGTGTATGGGCTCTTGGCGAGACGGAGGGTGAGGGAAGGGTACAGTGTTTTCCATGGTGTCAAAGAGAAGGATATTGCACTGTACCATGGGTTGATGAAGGGTTTGGTGAGGATCAAGCGAGCTGGGGAGGCGACTGAGGTGTTTAGGGAGATGGTTACCAGTGGGTGCGAGCCAAACATGCACACCTACATCATGTTGCTTCAGGGGCACTTGGGGAAGAGGGGCAGGAAGGGCAGGGATCCATTGGTGAATTTTGAGAGCATCTTCGTCGGCGGATTGGTGAAAGCGGGGAGGACACTGGAGGCCACTAAGTTTGTGGAGAGGACAATGTGGGGTGGAGTGGATGTGCCGAGGTTTGACTATAATAAGTTCTTGCACTACTTCTCGAATGAGGAGGGAGTAGCGATGTTTGAGGAGGTTGGAAGGAGGTTGAGGGAAACAGGTCATGTTGATCTTGGGGACATCTTTCTAACCTATGGCGAGAGGATGGCCACAAGGGATAGGAGGAGGAGAGCGATGAATGGGCGTTTGACAGCAGTTgaagattatagttgcttatcaTCATCTCAGGAGTCAGAAGCTAGGAGCGTGTGATGTGTATTACGTATCATAGGAGTGTCAAATACAGTACAGTTTTGAGGAACAAACAAATATTTTGTGCTTGCATTTGTCTTGCCTCTTGCTTCCATTCTCTTTGGACTTCTGGTAGTATGTGTATTTTTTTCGAGTGTCTTGGTAAGTCTTTCAGGAATTAGGAGGATACACGGTTCACCTTCAGCCCTCTCTTAACCATTTCATTTGAACATTCGAATGGCGCATGTAAGTTCAAATGACTTTTATATCTTAGCAATTTTTGTGATTTTATTTGATTCCGACTTTTAGATGCTTCTTGAAAACAGAATCTTTTAGTGAGCAGTCTTTCTTGAAATAAGAATGTTGCAAGTTAAATTTCTGCACATACATACATTATTTGTGGTAAATAATCACCTATAAATTGTTGAAATAACCACTCAAAAGATTTTCCTAACCTAACAATAACATACATAGTTGAAACAACCATCCTAAAGGCCTAAACAAAAATTTTAGGCATAAAAAAGGCATCCATGAGTAGCATTTAAAGTTGACATGAATGACGCTTGGATTCAAACATAAGTTACATAACGCCTTGATTTATGTTATTTTACTGGCATTCTTTATA contains:
- the LOC109768817 gene encoding putative pentatricopeptide repeat-containing protein At1g26500: MPPRLLFRRLLSTAVAAPAPEAAAASAAAPRPTDPALLVRLCTILYQQQNAPDAALQRRLSALPLPSAPADLRELFLQASARFPLSWRPVQRLLAHLTARHGFAHSPATAARFLDVLAKSSNVDLLHSTLLALPTVLLSDAALRAAVRGLAPAREVGKVSALLTLFPDAQRPRVLAFVVDVVCSVCKLPDVAEKVVKQAEHRYGLARCGRCCELLVVAYCRAGMFADACSLWNGMEKRGIEPGAAAYEEIVVTLFKNNRIPDAMKVFDGMRRRGLSAGGGGACYHAVVSWLCKEGRTWSAFMVLAEMVKRGVEVDGEVLGDLVYGLLARRRVREGYSVFHGVKEKDIALYHGLMKGLVRIKRAGEATEVFREMVTSGCEPNMHTYIMLLQGHLGKRGRKGRDPLVNFESIFVGGLVKAGRTLEATKFVERTMWGGVDVPRFDYNKFLHYFSNEEGVAMFEEVGRRLRETGHVDLGDIFLTYGERMATRDRRRRAMNGRLTAVEDYSCLSSSQESEARSV